The Plasmodium yoelii strain 17X genome assembly, chromosome: 8 DNA window aaaaaatacttaatTAAAATCATTAGTGTTAAATTTGGGGATTTCCCAGCTATCTTCAACGCACATCTGtagaaaaaacataaatgaaaataattagaAAATAGGTTCCAAATAACCAGTAGATAATTCAAAATAGttatcatataataaaaaaatatatataagtatgtgttcttatatgaattatgttttttttctctatttttttcaatcaTACCAAGACTCTCTTATTGTATAATACTTTGTCTGTCATAAAAATTTTGGCTGCTTCTGGATTTGCTGGTGAAGCAGTATTGGGGTCATTTAACAAAGATTGAATTGATGTCAACAATGAAGTAATATCATAAATAGGACTCCATTGATTTTGTAGTATATCTAAACAAATATTTCCATCGGTATATATATTGGGGTGAAacatttttgataaaaattttacCTTAGGAGGGCTAACTGGATATTCCTctgaaaaattaataattaaatgaaaaattccACACTCCCATATTGTATCTTCTGGCCCTCTTATAATTGAATGACAACACATTATGTTATCAGAAAAAGGAGCTGCTTCAAAACTTCTATTTTGTTCcttgtttattttgttcagGTCTTGAATAATTCTTCTTCTTGCAAATGttgacatttttatttttttttgatgttattatataaatagtaaatcaaataaataatttatatgcaATAATTACCTCTCCAtcaaaaaatacaatttttattattatacttatttatttttcatttagaGTATACTAttaatcattttattttattccattattttattttatataacaaCAGGggttattatattattttttccttatttTAGAGTCGTTTTATACAAATtgtgaataataaataataaataataaatttatcttttaacttttttttattcattgtatgtatttttatgaaaGTGCTGCattcatatatacataatgaACTTCTACTATTTTTTAccctataaattatatatatataattgagcaTTAATAAGCCCTTTTCTGTTTATTTCCAATATCGAttatactatatttttttaatttaaatattataatactGTGGTGTCGCTTTTTTCCAAATTGCAggcataattatttaaaatgacaaagaataaatttaaaaataaaagcgattttgaattatttttataattattcaaATCAGTTATacaaaagtatataatacgaaaaataattattttatttgaaatatCAAATTTTTGTATTAAAGAAAAGGCATATC harbors:
- a CDS encoding ubiquitin-conjugating enzyme E2, putative encodes the protein MSTFARRRIIQDLNKINKEQNRSFEAAPFSDNIMCCHSIIRGPEDTIWECGIFHLIINFSEEYPVSPPKVKFLSKMFHPNIYTDGNICLDILQNQWSPIYDITSLLTSIQSLLNDPNTASPANPEAAKIFMTDKVLYNKRVLMCVEDSWEIPKFNTNDFN